The stretch of DNA TGCATGTTTTTGGGCCAGTAGAGTTCCTATAGAGAAAGTATACTATGTTAATAGTATGATTACAATTGCTGCTAGTGTTATTGCAAAGAGCAAGACTGTTTATGaataaaagacatttaatttGAAGTTGGGAGTGATTCTTTAGCACTAGTCTAAACTAGCACTGCTCAGGATTCAGCAGTCACTCCTACTCTTTTAATGAATGCTAAATGTGACATGAGGATGAAGCAGAGTGAGAAAACAGGAACTCGGGTATTAATGTAGTAGCTAAACAGCAGATTGCACTgtacttaatttaattaataaacaataacTGAGGGCCTTCATGAAGCCAGAGTGAATGAACAGAAGCACAGACAGCTGCTGGGATATTTATATCCCCTCTCAAAATGAGACAGCGAAGACAACTAATaagacactaatatatatataatgtattttttttaaagcaggaaACAAAGGCCAATATATAACTAAATAGGCTAAACAAATATatgtgttacggatcactcggagacagaggagtaacagatgaaagatgtaatttgttgaatggacacaagcagaggagcgggaagtgaggagtggatgggtgttgggatccgtgccgggaaggagggtaccacacacacgcaccgtggggtctttaggaggatcttggaggtaatccttggagagaagatggaagaagagtcttcggaggttatccttggagagaaggtaaagaggagttagtcctaatagttagcgcaggaatgatcttgtcgcgaacgtgaccggacaatgactgggtgcgtgtgtgtggcttttgtggtgctgaggtggatgataAGTGATGCAGATCAGGTGGggatgattagtactcaggtgagggcgtgcgccgtgattgtgtggaggaggaacctggcgtgtttgtgacagtacccccctccccagggcccgctcctgagggccggggaccccgacgtcgtggtgggcgtcctctacccctgggagctggtcggttggggtgtcttgagtggaaggtatccagcaaggaggggtccaagatgtcgttgcgtgggacccaggagcgttcctctggaccgtatccttcccagtccactaggtactccagctgcccaccacgccacCGGGAGTCCtggatgtccttgaccgagtaggctgcgccgtcatctaggaggagaggagggggggcttccgtctcgccaggttctgtggagggaagaacagaaggatggtgaggtttcaggagtgagacatggaatgtggggtgaatccggtaatcgggaggaagttgcagtttgtaggtgaccggattgatctgctgagtgatagtgaatgggccaatgaatctgggactaagcttgcggcagggtagacgcaggaggatgtcccgggtagacagccagaccttctgaccgggttggtactggggagcctcggaacggcgaaggtcggctgccgtcctgcgtctacaGGGCGCCCGTtgaagttggtgatgggccgcatcccagaccctctcgctctcccggaaccaatagtcgaccgcgggaacgtcagagggctctccagaccagggaaacaggggtggctggtagccgagtacgcactggaagggtgtgagtccggtggtgggttgacggagggagttctgtgcgtactcggcccaccccaggaattggttccaggagttctggtggccgtgacagaaggtacggaggaagcgtctgatctcctggaccttcctttccgtctgcccgttggactgcgggtggtagccggaggacaggctgatggccacacctaggagggagtgaaatgctttccatacccgggagatgaattgggggccccgatccgacactatgtcctctggaatgccgaagtacctgaagacatggttaaacatcagttctgccgtttccatggcagtggggagacccttcagaggaagaagacgacatgctttagaaaatctatccacaacaataagaatacatgtgttattatcagagggaggaaggtcggtcatgaaatccactcccaggtgtgaccacgggcggttggggacgggcagaggatggagtttgccagatggtagatggcgaggactcttggacatggcgcagctgttacatccactcatgtaccttctgacatccgaggccatgttgggccaccagaagtgttcccgtagcaacgagagggtttcattgacccccgggtgaccagtgccaagtgatgtatgggtggcgtggatgagaggagtgcgacgtgtcctagggatgtactggtgtcctggtgggcaacccggcggagcgttggcaggagtttcggctggaggtagggtttcGTCAGACCAAGAGATAGGGGCAACAATAACtttgtctgggaggatgggttcggggttctcagacctctcttcgggtgagtaacatctggacagagaaTCGTCCttaacattctttgccccagggcggtaagtgatggagaactggaagcgggtgaagaatagtgctcagcgggcttgtctggggttgagtctcttggctgccctaaggtattccaggtttttatggtcagtgagaacttaaaaggggtgtttggctccctccagccaatgtctccactcctccagggcaagcttgatggcaagtagctccctgttgccaatgtcgtagtttacctccgccgggttgagcttcctggagaagaaggcacatggatgaaggcggctgggcgtcccctgctgctgagacaggaccgcacccactccggtggtagaggcgtccacctccaagACGAATGGTAAATCAgggttaggatgcacgaggagtggggcggtcgtaaaggccagcttcagggcctggaaggcttcggtggcggctggagtccatgacagggacttgggcttctgacgaaggaggttggttagaggactggtgatggtactaaagttctgaatgaatcgtctgtagaagtttgcgaagccaaggaatcgctgtacttccttgatggtggtaggaatgggccaatcccggacggcgcttaccttcccctcatccatccggatgccactgcggtcgatggtatagccaaggaactgcaatgagggctgatggaatgagcacttctctgcttttaggtagagctggaagtccctcaggcgttgcaagacctccgcaacgtggcgtcgatgttcggcctggctccgggaatatattgatggaggaaatcccggagcaactcatgcatgaaatcctagaatacggagggggcgtttactagcccatacggcatcacgcagtactcgtagtggccagtaggggtgatgaaggcggtcttccactcgtccccctcgcgtatccggatgaggttatacgcgctgtggaggtccaacttggagaatacagtggcaccacggagatgttctagggccgctgggacgaggggaagaggatagcgaaacttctgagtaattttgttcagggctctgtagtcgatacatggccgcaaacctccatccttcttggccacgaagaaaaaactcgaagcagcaggggaggtagatgggcggatgtatccttgagccagcgcctccctgatgtaatcctccatggccttctcctcgggaacggataggggatagatccgtcctctaggcactggttcacccggcagcagatctatggcacagtcccatggctggtgtggaggcagcttagaggcccgcttcgggcagaagacatcactgaagggggcgtagcactggggtatggagatggactggttgacgacagggctttcaatagaggtggtgtagactggtagtgattcggagggacgttccacgggaactggacagccggagatacatgattgaaagcaggcttcgccccacttcaggatttctccggtcttccaggagatcaccgggttatgctgctccaaccacgggcgccctaggatgacgtcagtggtggaatcctccagaaccagcagatgaatgtcctcatggtgaaggagtccagtttggagagagattggacccacgcagtggcgtacatacttcttgcttaacggcctgccggtgatggtgtggatttggtaagcggccgGCGTGGCCGAGGTTGGAAGcctgagttgacggcagagggcgccgaagatgaagttgccggctgacccagaatcgaggagggcggaaactggaagagacacatcagccgcagtaagtgtcacaacagtggtgagtggtttcatagaatatcgtgaaggaaggatggcactcaccatgggacgaggaggacggacggggcacccagctatggtatgccccggagctgcacagtacagacagagattctgggccagccgtctttgacgctccgccatagtgaggcggtaggagtccacgagcatgggctcgctggctggttctggggagctgacgttctctggccggcagagcggagaggaggaatgcgcctggccctggtgctcgtCTAAGCaggactgcatacgagtggcgaagcggatggacagctggatgaatcgctcgaggccgatggtatcctcgtatgcagtgagatgcaaccgcactctggactccaatccttggcgataggtagtgagaagggcctgttcgttccacccactagaggccgccagagttctgaactgcaaggcataatcattgacagacatattcccttgtttcaagttgtataatctctcacctatagaggagtcccaggcaggtttgccgaaaacttcccggaagtgttcgatgaagctagaatatgactgggttacaggattattctgggtccagagagagtctgcccattgtaaagccttgccttgtaactgggagataatgaaagctaccttagctcgatccgttgggtacgagagcggttgcatctccaggaccagtgaacactgaagcaagaatccgctgcattcctccgccgaaccagagtagggcgctggccgtgccatgggactggcgtgcacggcaggtgaaggagggatgataggatccgcggaagtgctcgctggtggtggtgatgcaggtgctgacattAGTGTACGGCGGAGTGCATCTACTAATTTTTGGACgggatccgtgaggctcatgcttgtgtctctcggtgctggtccggtcatctgttacggatcaatcggagacagaggagtaacagatgaaagatgtaatttattgaatggacacaagcagaggagcgggaagtgaggagtggatgggtgccgggaaggagggtaccacacacacgcaccgtggggtctttaggaggatcttggaggtaatccttggagagaagatggaagaagagtcttcggaggttatccttggagagaaggtaaagaggagttagtcctaatagttagcgcaggaatgatcttgtcgcgaacgtgaccggacaatgactgggtgcgtgtgtgtggcttttgtggtgctgaggtggatgataggtgatgcggatcaggtggtgatgattagtactcaggtgagggtgtgcgccgtgattgtgtggaggaggaacctggcgtgtttgtgacaataTGAATAgcaaacagatttaaaaaaaaaaaatgtttaaactttAAAGCGACTTGCACTACAAGACATTGCCTACTGTACTGTTTGAGCTTCAGCAGTGTagactgtaataaataaaaggcactatagaaaaataaatacagacgcattttttatttgcttatataaatgttttattaactttataaaGCTCAAGTTCTCACTCAGGAATTAAAATAGAACTTTTggtgttaaataaaaatgaatgattataaagattacttttattttttgattctggagcacaaaagcagtcttaagtctctggggtatatttatagcaatagccaacaaaacattgtatgggGCAAAATTATCGTTTCTTTTCTTAtatgccaaaaaatcattaggatattaaagtaaagatcatgttctttgaagatattttgtaaatgtatctcagccaaatattgtcctatcctgacaaaccatacatcaatggaaagcttatttattcagctttcagatgattgcagcattccaaaaaaaaaaaaaaaacggacccttatgactggttttaaagtccagggtcacatgtaatataatataatataatataatataatataatataatataatataatataatataatataatataatataatataatataatataatataatataatataatataatataatataatataatataatataatataatataatataatataatataatataatataatataatataatataatataatataatataatattatattatattatattatattatattatattatattatattatattatattatattatattatattatattatattatattatattatattatattatattatattatattatattatataataaataggcACTAGGGGGCGCTAAATGTTCACTAAATTGTGTTAAATTTACAttctacatttatgcatttagcagacgctttatccaaagggacttacagtgcattcaggatatgcatttatttatttattttttaccagtgTGTTGCAAACAACTTTAACAGCAGTTTTAcgtgaaacatttattttcttaaataataaaactgtattaGCAAGTGACATAATTAGGGGGTTATTTGCAGGGTTTTTTAGATGCATTCAGTTGGTTTCTGAATGAATGAAAGCGATGAGTCTACTCCTCCTGCTGTGTCTCCAGCAGACCCTGAAAGTAAATATAAAAGGAGTTGCAGTAACTGGGGGCTTTGTTTGGGCTGGACTGGACCTGCTCGGGTTTCTGTGAGCTGAAGGGATTGGGTCCGGTGTCTTTAACGTCCATCTCCAGCTCTATGAGGATCTGCAGTGAATACTGGAGCTCAGCatcactgcaacacacacacagcagagaatcAATGACAGTCATCCTGGAACCGGAGACTGTGTTTGTGCTAGGGTTGGGCAAAAATGTAAAATGCCAAAAAATGTACAGTTTGAATTTAATTGACCCACAGGATGTTACAGTGAAATTGGAACAACAGGAACAACACCTGAAGAATTTCATTaatacaacacaaacaaaaaacaatgaagGAATGAACACATAAATGTATATGCATTTGGTTAatgctttaatccaaagtgaATTGCATTTAAAGCCatacattttttaatgcattctttGGGAATCAAACACCATGGTCTACTTGtggtaaaattaataatattgtttatttatttattattattattatatacactgttataaaataacaataaatacaaattcaataaaatatactgtatataaatatataaaatgtgtgtatgtatgtatatatatatatatatatatatatatatatatataatattaataataataaacattataaatttattattatgtactgttgaaaaataacaataaataaaaatccaataaaatatactgtatataaatatatacaatttattttatatatcatatcaaaatatatatcaaaatataatatataaatacaatatacataataaatattattaataataatacatatttatttcttattatgtACTGTtggaaaacaacaataaataaataaaaatgcaataaaatatactgtatataaatatatacaatttattttctatatcatatcaaaatatatatataaaaaataatatataaaaatataatatacaaaaagtagtatgtatatacatacaaaaattatataaaaatggaaCAGAATACAACAGAATATGTAAagataaagtatatatatatacacacacagacacacacacacacacacacacacacataattttattaatacacacacatacacacagatataGTAAAACAAGTATACAGAAAGCTAATCAGTCAAACCGAAGTTTTGATCACTAAACTGAAGTTATTCTCCAAATCATTCTCAGTTCACATGGCACGTAAACACTTAACGTGAGCATTGACTGAGTCACTCACTTGTACATGGTGAAGATGGACGGGATGTTATAGTCTCTGAGCAGCAGTAATGTGGGCAGCCAGCCCTCTCCTAAACCCTGAGACGCGTGGAACCCTGAAGCAGACCACAAACAACAAAACCCGGCTCAGCAGAAAGAGAGGACAGAAGCTGACAGCTGCAGATCatcagatcacacacacaaagagagttTAGCTGGATAACCTCACTACGTGATTGATAGCGTGTATATCCCCTCTTCCCAGATTAGAAGTGTGCTCATGTGTGTTTGGACATGAGGAGACCCAGAGAAACAGCAGGGTTATAAAGACTCTCGCCCAGGGTGAGATTGATggagctgtgtgtgtttgtgcatgaagTTCACTTGGTTTTCAGCAATATGAACCTTGTTTGGATGAAAAGCAAGCTCCAGAATCAATTAAATGTGActatcattgatatactattatagttttcattaatatttttaattagactttatgtatttttttatatgttcttATTTATATACTTTCTGTAATTAGACTTAATGCACATATATTTGTTCTGTATATTTTCTTgttgatttttttcccatttaaattttagttaaagttttagtcatagtcatatttattagttttaataaatttttaatgtctatatatttttatatatatgttaatattttaagacttgatttatattgttttcttatttatatatttgttatatttattcattatttttttgttgttgtttgtagtttttattaattgttttcattaatattttaaacagactatttatatttttcctatttattttctttatattttcttatatattatatatatatatatatatatatatatatatatatatatatatatatatatatacagtatttgtcgTATTTATTCGTTttattaggcaaggcaagtttatttataagcACATTTCAtccacaatggtaattcaaagtgctttacataaaaacatattattaattatttaaaatgtctatatagtttttattaattttatttactaatttagttattttagcacttaaagttaaactaaataaaaaggaGAAATGTTGACAACtagtgaaaaaaaagtttatatttcagtTAACACTTATTTTATAAgtaatgattttagttttagttttataataACTTTATTATAAATGTCATAAGACCATTATAGAAACCACtgaattgtattaaattaaaataatattttattattcatatttcaaaGAAATAATTAGCCGTTTTATcaaattttacaaattaaaataaaataaaaaaattgtcacaATATATATAGAAACCATTGATACCTGATAGGATTTTCTGTATATTTTCGGCCCTAAATATAGATTCCTGGACACTTTAAGTAGGAAGTAAAACTTCAAAGCTCAACATTTGGTGCTAAATTTTTCACAAACGTGAAGGTTAAGGACTCAAGCATCTGTCACTGAGCCAGTTTAGCAGGTGAAACTTCTCAAGTGTTAACTTGACTGCTACGTAAATAAGTAACtgatcatttagcagatgcttcgaTTCAAAACGACTCCCAGTTCATTCATCGCATTCATTTCAGCTCATCTAACATCCAGGATTAGAACCAACAACCCTCTGCAGACCAGCCTGGGATTTAACCACTACAACACCACCACAGCGAAGTTAAATGTCTTAAGATCTTGTTGTTAAATGAACTGAAGTGGTTCAGTGTTTATCATGTGGCTGGTCTGCTCAGATCTCCTGACGGTGAGTCTTAAACTCTCAGCTGTCTCTATGAATCACTGCTAGTAAAAGTCAGCGCTGGTGAAGCGACACCTGTCTCTACTGAGTGAATCTCCTCAAAGAATCAACTTAGTCTGAATCTAAAGATGGAAATGAAACCCCCACTGAATCGTGAAGGGTCAAATGTCTTCAGAcggcagtgaaaactcctcaacACCTCGGACTGAAGAACTGAGACACACACTACACAAACCACTGCTATTCATTTCAGGGATCTGATCAAAAAAAGACTCATTGACTGATTCCTTTTCAATTCACTGCTTTCTGTAGTGcactattttgtaatttttttaaattgatactgtaagaatattttattttgtattttcagtttattcattcatgtaaaaaaaaatgtcattttgttatgtgctattttccgttttattattttttaatttctgtttacatttttgtaattttagtacttatttCACTTCTGTAAGTTTTCCATCagatacttatattttattttatttcagctttatttcaattaccaaaaatGACTTTTACCAGTATTTATCTCATGCAGTGttaatgcatttgtttgtttgtacctGGATGAAATCCGACCACTAGATCTGGTTTGGCCGCTTCTCCTTTCTCCACAACTTCCTCCCAGAACTGATGATAGAGGCTCTTGTAAGCGCTGATGTAAACCTTTCCCCGGGGTCCGAACGCTGTCAGCGGGGGCCTCATGATGGGCCCCTGGACCACCTCGGGCCCCACCATCACCACCTCCAGCCCCTGGTGCCCTGGGAACATGCGGCCGAGCTCGTCCATGTCTGTGGTTCTGGCTCCCAGGGTCTCGTTGTGACCAGCCCCCACTAGATGTACGGTCAGAGGACGGGAATACGGGTCCAGACGGGCCATCTGTATCCCGAGGCCCAGCGTCAGCGACCGAGAGAAGAACTCACTGCACACTCGCCACACAGACTTACGAAGCTCCGCCTCTTCCGGCCGCGGCCTGCGGGCATTGGTCCAGAGCTCTGTCATGTTTTGTCCGGACAGGATTGTGTCCAGACGGGGCGTCAGATCTCCCTGCATGGAGACCCAGTCATCCCAACATCTGATGTCTTTGGCGGGATGAGACCACGCCTCCGTTGGGAAAGGAAGATCTCCTATTGGAGGACAGGATGATTGACAGAACGTTACTTAGCAACCTCTCACAACTCCAACCAcacacagtggtggccaaaatgattagaacactggtattttcagcagctaaaaactgttttaagtcagttatgcATATCTTTTGCGGTAATGTGTCAGTATGAAATATCACTTCACTTTTCcaagcattcattttgccattaattgtaatgaGATTTTTGTCTGAGCATGTTTTGGCCAGCGCTGTGCACACGGTTTCTCTGACCTGTGTGAATCAGCCACTCCACCAGTCTGTCGATGGAGACCTTATGGAGCATCTTACAGAACTTCTTATGCAGAGACCAGTCCTTCTTCTGACAGTCTTTACTGCAGTAATACACATTCAGACACCTGGGAGCACAGAACCAGACGCTGAAGAGTTAAATCAAGCTAGTGCTAAACCTATTGCATAATATCAACTGTTATGAGTCCAGGCTTCAGCAGACAGATTAAAAGGTCCGTGCCATTTTTAGCAGCTGCCCTCATCATTTCAGTACTTTAAGTTTTTACTGTGTTGGCGGCGTCATGCGCTGCGTGTGACTCTGTCGTAAACTTTTCCCCTTTGCACAGAGGATAAAAACTTGGATCAAGTTTTAAGAGAACAGCCAGCAAAGACAAAAAGAGACACTACCAAACATGATGAAAGATGatatataatgcaataaaaagatattgaatataaataaaatgtaattttttaaatatatttatatagtttaatattagcacacatatacatatacaaatatatatatatatatatatatatatatataatatttaatgaaatatataaGCATATTATGTAAGTATACACTTATGTTGTAAgtgattattataatgttttatatatatatatatatatatatatatatatatatatatatatatatctccttcGTCCTAGCGTTTGTCCCGCGCAGGTGCAGGGTCCGCTTTTTGGCAGGCCGCTCTCCATTTATTCCGGTCTGTAGTGTCCTCCGGGGCGACTTGCACGTCCTTCATATCTTGCTTGATCTGGTCCATCCATCTCATCTTTGGGCGGCCACGTGGCCGGTTGCCGGGTGGGTCAAGGCGCATAGCTGTCTTCGCCACTGAATTCTCATGGCTGCGTGTTACATGGCCGTACCAGTCTGGGGGCCACACTCCAGGTACTCCGTCTTTGTGAGGTTGAGTCGCAAGCCATTTGCATCCAGGCGATCTTTCCACTGCTGCCCTTGGTCTTGGAGGTCTTGCCGCTCCCTGTCGGCAAGGAACACATCATCAGCATAGAGTAAGGACCATGGATGGGGCGTCTGGAGGTCCTGTGTCACTGTGTCCATGCATGTGATGAAAAGCAAGGGCGAAAGAGCCGATCCTTGGTGGACTCCTACATTGATGTTAAAAGGAGGTGATATCCCAGCTGTGCATCGAACCACGCTCCTGACGTCTTGGTATAAGAGTTGCACCCAGCTGATGTAGGTTTCGGGTACGTGGTGACGTCGGAGGGAGGCCCAGATGAGGTCATGGGGAACTCGGTCGAAAGCCTTCTCCAGATCCAGAAAGACCATGCGGACTGGCTTGTTCTTTTCCCGGTGTTTTTCCATCAGTAGGCGGGCAGCGTGGATGGCGTCTGTGGTCCCTTGTCCTTTGACGAAGCCGCATTGATTTTGgctgattttaataatgctgcGGAGGCGGCTGTCCAGGATGCGTTCAAAAGTCTTCATGGAGTGGGATAGGAGTCGAATCGGCCGATAGTTCTTACATTCAGCAACGTCCCCCTTGCCCTTCCAGATCGGCACCGTGGTACTGATCGTCCAAGCGTGTGGGACTTTGCCCTCAATAATGATCTTGTTGAATAAGGTGGAAAGGACCTCGGCTCCTCTGTGCCCCATCAACTTCCAGGCTTCAGCAGGAATGTCGTCTGGGCCGGTGGCTTTGCCATTCTTCATCCTCTTCACGGCCTTCGTGACTTCAGAGATGGTGACTGGCGGTACAGGTCCAAGGGTGGGATCCAGGCTGTGGATAGGCGGATGCGGGAACTCTTCATTTGAGATGGCTGCGAAGTACTCGCTCCAgcgatgtatatatataattttttaaacatataattaaaaagTGACATAACGTAGCCAAGTatggtatatttatatattataaagtattaaaatatgttatacatcttaaatataatttctataattaataattatagaattaatttatttgataaacacaaacaaatacgatggaatatatatgttattaaat from Carassius carassius chromosome 35, fCarCar2.1, whole genome shotgun sequence encodes:
- the LOC132116387 gene encoding putative protein MSS51 homolog, mitochondrial, with translation MAALVPALPDSFTPSSDSVYSDQFGFYSLDSNVPGLSKVILEKLNMKDYKEYRAALEGKGRVGFRSHKEMFQNLEETFKFCTCCSKLPSDLPDPKALKRCIKCLNVYYCSKDCQKKDWSLHKKFCKMLHKVSIDRLVEWLIHTGDLPFPTEAWSHPAKDIRCWDDWVSMQGDLTPRLDTILSGQNMTELWTNARRPRPEEAELRKSVWRVCSEFFSRSLTLGLGIQMARLDPYSRPLTVHLVGAGHNETLGARTTDMDELGRMFPGHQGLEVVMVGPEVVQGPIMRPPLTAFGPRGKVYISAYKSLYHQFWEEVVEKGEAAKPDLVVGFHPGFHASQGLGEGWLPTLLLLRDYNIPSIFTMYNDAELQYSLQILIELEMDVKDTGPNPFSSQKPEQVQSSPNKAPSYCNSFYIYFQGLLETQQEE